In Rhodanobacter humi, the following are encoded in one genomic region:
- a CDS encoding transglycosylase SLT domain-containing protein, whose protein sequence is MRSVRVVRSLRLAPLAAAFGLLAACAGTGGSKPPATVAALYIRLDQATQGYQAALQQIRAGNDAAGQQTLGQALDTLKSASVQCGSTAGCDPQRFFSAYDRMLRLKDGSFIGDESPDDEPQTGMALDQRGAAALPEAQRSVTLLHGQKLSELIAMNGAVKAALQMWLTQWRPNLIDAWINYQYLRSEMWPQYKNADLPEALLFGIMAKESGGKVHAVSRSGAAGPLQFMYATGMRFGLTNYNGFDLRFDPAASARANAEYMNEQLKVFNDNLELTLAAYNGGEGRMKRLVGPDTSVSFYDPRIYGQLSQETRDYVPSVLAAAWLFLHPDSYNLRFPKIDGVPGSITLKRAASLDELTVCLGSAGGMEEGWFRTLRNLNPRLDPQQEQPAGAVLQVPKLLEHSYASRCVDGPWPILAADLHNAAAPVVAAPPPPPPSPAKIRRYKVRHGDTLVGIVRQLRCSSVQELAEMNHLRHHHISVGQELKVPECR, encoded by the coding sequence ATGCGGTCTGTTCGTGTCGTTCGATCCCTGCGCCTGGCGCCGCTGGCGGCGGCCTTCGGCTTGCTGGCCGCCTGTGCAGGCACGGGCGGCAGCAAGCCGCCGGCGACGGTGGCTGCGCTGTACATCCGGCTCGACCAGGCCACCCAGGGTTACCAGGCCGCGCTGCAGCAGATCCGCGCCGGCAACGACGCGGCAGGACAGCAGACGCTGGGCCAGGCGCTGGACACGCTGAAGAGCGCCTCGGTCCAGTGCGGCAGCACCGCCGGTTGCGACCCGCAACGCTTCTTCTCCGCCTACGATCGCATGTTGCGTCTCAAGGACGGCAGCTTCATCGGCGACGAGAGTCCCGACGACGAACCGCAGACCGGCATGGCGCTGGACCAGCGCGGCGCAGCGGCCCTGCCCGAGGCGCAGCGCAGCGTGACCCTGTTGCACGGCCAGAAGCTGTCCGAGCTGATCGCGATGAACGGCGCGGTGAAGGCCGCCTTGCAGATGTGGCTGACCCAGTGGCGGCCGAACCTGATCGATGCCTGGATCAACTACCAGTACCTGCGCAGCGAGATGTGGCCGCAGTACAAGAACGCCGACCTGCCCGAGGCGCTGCTGTTCGGCATCATGGCCAAGGAGTCCGGCGGCAAGGTGCATGCGGTGTCGCGCTCCGGCGCGGCCGGCCCGCTGCAGTTCATGTACGCCACCGGCATGCGTTTCGGCCTCACCAACTACAACGGCTTCGACCTGCGCTTCGATCCGGCCGCCTCGGCGCGCGCCAACGCCGAGTACATGAACGAGCAGCTCAAGGTGTTCAACGACAACCTGGAGCTGACGCTGGCGGCCTACAACGGCGGCGAAGGGCGCATGAAGCGGCTGGTGGGGCCGGATACCTCGGTGAGCTTCTACGACCCGCGCATCTACGGCCAGTTGTCGCAGGAGACCCGCGACTACGTGCCCTCGGTACTGGCGGCGGCGTGGCTGTTCCTGCATCCGGACAGCTACAACCTGCGCTTCCCGAAGATCGACGGCGTACCCGGCAGCATCACGCTGAAGCGAGCCGCCTCGCTCGACGAGCTCACCGTGTGCCTCGGTTCGGCGGGCGGCATGGAGGAGGGCTGGTTCCGTACCTTGCGCAACCTCAACCCGCGGCTGGACCCGCAGCAGGAGCAGCCGGCCGGCGCGGTGCTGCAGGTGCCGAAGCTGCTGGAGCATTCCTACGCCTCGCGCTGCGTGGACGGGCCGTGGCCGATCCTCGCCGCCGACCTGCACAACGCGGCCGCGCCGGTGGTGGCCGCTCCGCCGCCGCCACCGCCCAGCCCTGCGAAGATTCGTCGCTACAAGGTGCGCCACGGCGACACCCTGGTCGGCATCGTGCGCCAGCTGCGCTGCTCCAGCGTGCAGGAGCTTGCCGAGATGAACCACCTGCGCCACCACCATATCTCGGTGGGGCAGGAGTTGAAGGTGCCGGAGTGCCGCTGA
- the asd gene encoding archaetidylserine decarboxylase (Phosphatidylserine decarboxylase is synthesized as a single chain precursor. Generation of the pyruvoyl active site from a Ser is coupled to cleavage of a Gly-Ser bond between the larger (beta) and smaller (alpha chains). It is an integral membrane protein.) gives MTFKILLQYILPHRFLSRLVYWGTRWTFAPWKNWLIGTIVRNYGVNMAEAAQPDPFAYQHFNAFFTRKLKPGARTVDADPAALLSPADGRISQAGRIVDGRIFQAKGQDYSAAELLGDEAAAAPYRNGRFVTVYLSPRDYHRVHMPLAGTLKETVHVPGRIFSVAPFAVAAIPRLFARNERLVCHFEGEHGPFVVLMVGAILVSSVATVWDGLVIPPYASSIRRKSFAGQNVTLARFAEMARFNMGSTVIVLLPEGVTELDALEPQQAVQVGQRLGQLARTN, from the coding sequence ATGACTTTCAAGATCCTGCTGCAATACATCCTTCCGCACCGCTTCCTGTCGCGCCTGGTCTACTGGGGCACACGCTGGACCTTCGCGCCGTGGAAGAACTGGCTGATCGGCACCATCGTGCGCAACTACGGCGTGAACATGGCCGAGGCGGCGCAACCGGATCCCTTCGCCTACCAGCACTTCAACGCCTTCTTCACCCGCAAGCTGAAGCCCGGTGCGCGCACGGTCGATGCCGATCCGGCCGCCCTGCTCTCGCCCGCCGATGGCCGCATCAGCCAGGCCGGACGGATCGTCGACGGGCGCATCTTCCAGGCCAAGGGTCAGGACTACAGCGCCGCGGAACTGCTGGGCGACGAGGCTGCCGCCGCACCCTACCGCAACGGCCGCTTCGTCACCGTGTACCTGTCGCCGCGCGACTACCACCGCGTGCACATGCCGCTGGCCGGCACGCTGAAGGAAACCGTGCACGTGCCGGGGCGCATCTTCAGCGTGGCACCGTTCGCGGTGGCGGCGATTCCGCGGCTGTTCGCGCGCAACGAGCGGCTGGTCTGCCATTTCGAGGGCGAACACGGCCCGTTCGTGGTGTTGATGGTGGGCGCGATCCTGGTGTCCTCGGTGGCCACGGTGTGGGACGGGCTGGTGATTCCGCCCTACGCGTCGTCGATCCGGCGCAAGTCCTTCGCTGGCCAGAACGTCACGTTGGCGCGCTTCGCCGAGATGGCACGCTTCAACATGGGCTCCACCGTGATCGTGCTGCTGCCCGAAGGCGTGACCGAGCTGGATGCGCTCGAACCGCAGCAGGCCGTGCAGGTGGGCCAGCGACTGGGGCAACTCGCGCGCACAAACTGA
- the prmB gene encoding 50S ribosomal protein L3 N(5)-glutamine methyltransferase, whose product MTAELATIIDFIRYGASRFSAAGLTFGHSHDNPIDEATHLVLASLHLPPDIPPAYGAGRLTSEERTSVLALIERRVNERLPVAYLVGETWFAGLKFKSDRRALVPRSPIAELIESGFAPFLDERHVERALDLCTGSGCIGIAMAEYNPDWRVDIVDISDEALALARENIVFQHVESRVEAVKSDLFEGVRGRRYDLIVSNPPYVTEDEYTALPGEYAHEPKLGLTSGEDGLDICLRILDEAADLLTDDGLLIVEVGESEHALAALLPEVPFVWIEFKVGQMGVFALERRDLIEHKAAIRAAAAARR is encoded by the coding sequence GTGACCGCCGAACTCGCCACCATCATCGATTTCATCCGCTACGGCGCCAGCCGCTTCTCGGCGGCCGGGCTGACCTTCGGCCACAGCCACGACAACCCGATCGACGAGGCCACCCACCTGGTACTGGCCAGCCTGCACCTGCCGCCGGACATCCCGCCGGCCTACGGCGCGGGCCGGCTCACGTCCGAGGAGCGTACGAGCGTGCTGGCGCTGATCGAGCGCCGCGTCAACGAGCGCCTGCCGGTGGCCTACCTCGTCGGCGAAACCTGGTTCGCGGGGCTGAAGTTCAAGAGCGACCGCCGCGCCCTGGTACCGCGCTCGCCGATTGCCGAACTGATCGAGTCGGGCTTCGCGCCGTTTCTGGACGAGCGTCACGTGGAGCGCGCGCTGGACCTGTGCACGGGCTCGGGCTGCATCGGCATCGCGATGGCCGAGTACAACCCGGACTGGCGCGTGGACATCGTCGACATCAGCGACGAGGCGCTGGCGCTGGCGCGCGAGAACATCGTGTTCCAGCACGTCGAGTCGCGCGTCGAGGCGGTGAAGTCCGACCTGTTCGAGGGCGTGCGCGGGCGCAGGTACGACCTGATCGTGTCGAACCCGCCCTACGTCACCGAGGACGAGTACACCGCGCTGCCCGGCGAATACGCCCACGAACCCAAGCTGGGCCTCACCTCGGGCGAGGATGGTCTGGACATCTGCCTGCGCATCCTCGATGAAGCCGCCGACCTGCTGACCGACGATGGCTTGCTGATTGTCGAGGTGGGCGAGAGCGAGCACGCGCTGGCGGCGCTGCTGCCGGAAGTGCCGTTCGTGTGGATCGAGTTCAAGGTAGGGCAGATGGGCGTGTTCGCGCTGGAGCGACGCGACCTGATCGAGCACAAGGCGGCAATCCGTGCCGCCGCGGCCGCGCGCCGCTGA
- a CDS encoding GNAT family N-acetyltransferase — MELETARLRLDALREGDAEALFRYRADPEVCRYQSWRPAILADAGRFISGQSALTAPAQGQWFQRAIRHSDDGVLIGDVGFCLADAQAEFGITLAPAAQGNGYAREALHALFGWLFGELGIHRVHASVDPRNAPSMALLLAMGMRKEAHFRESLRFHGEWVDDVVFGLLTSEWLGKGAGNAASR; from the coding sequence ATGGAACTCGAAACGGCGCGGCTGCGACTGGATGCGCTGCGGGAGGGCGACGCCGAGGCCTTGTTCCGCTATCGCGCCGATCCCGAGGTTTGTCGTTATCAGAGCTGGCGCCCGGCCATCTTGGCCGATGCCGGGCGTTTCATCAGCGGCCAGTCGGCGCTGACTGCACCTGCGCAAGGCCAGTGGTTCCAACGCGCGATCCGCCACAGCGACGACGGCGTGTTGATCGGCGACGTCGGCTTCTGCCTTGCCGATGCACAAGCCGAATTCGGCATCACGCTGGCGCCCGCTGCTCAAGGCAACGGCTACGCCCGCGAGGCGCTGCATGCGCTGTTCGGCTGGCTGTTCGGCGAGCTGGGCATTCATCGCGTGCATGCGTCGGTCGATCCGCGCAACGCACCAAGCATGGCGCTGCTGCTGGCGATGGGCATGCGCAAGGAAGCCCATTTCCGCGAAAGCCTGCGGTTCCATGGCGAGTGGGTCGACGATGTCGTCTTCGGGCTGCTGACCAGCGAATGGCTCGGCAAGGGCGCAGGAAATGCTGCATCGCGGTAA
- the aroC gene encoding chorismate synthase codes for MSSNSFGKLFTVTTFGESHGPAIGCVIDGCPPGLAITPEEFRHDLDRRATGKSRHTSQRREADEVEILSGVYEGKTTGTPIALVIRNTDQRSKDYGDIASTFRPGHADYTYWQKYGIRDPRGGGRSSARETTMRVAAAVVAKKWLAERYGVRVRGYLAQLGSIAPAGFDWDAVEHNPFFWPCAEQVPALEKAMDALRKSGDSVGARVTVVAEGVPPGWGEPIYGKLDGDLASALMSINAVKGVEIGDGFAAVAQHGSEHRDEMRLDGFTSNHAGGILGGISTGQAVVASIALKPTSSILIPGHSVNLAGEPVEVVTKGRHDPCVGIRATPIAESMMALVLLDHALRHRAQCGDVGVVQPRIV; via the coding sequence GTGTCCAGCAATTCCTTCGGCAAGCTCTTCACCGTCACCACCTTCGGCGAAAGCCACGGGCCGGCCATCGGCTGCGTGATCGATGGCTGTCCGCCGGGGCTGGCGATCACGCCGGAGGAATTCCGCCACGACCTCGATCGCCGTGCCACCGGCAAGAGCCGCCACACGTCGCAGCGACGCGAGGCGGACGAGGTGGAGATCCTGTCCGGGGTGTACGAGGGCAAGACCACCGGCACGCCGATCGCGCTCGTGATCCGCAACACCGACCAGCGCAGCAAGGACTACGGCGACATCGCCTCGACCTTCCGCCCCGGCCATGCCGACTACACCTACTGGCAGAAATACGGCATCCGCGACCCGCGCGGCGGCGGACGCTCCTCGGCGCGCGAAACCACCATGCGCGTGGCCGCCGCGGTGGTCGCGAAGAAATGGCTGGCCGAGCGCTACGGCGTGCGTGTGCGTGGCTACCTGGCGCAGCTGGGCAGCATCGCGCCGGCTGGCTTCGACTGGGATGCGGTCGAGCACAACCCGTTCTTCTGGCCCTGTGCCGAACAGGTGCCGGCGCTGGAAAAGGCCATGGACGCTTTGCGCAAGTCCGGCGATTCGGTGGGCGCGCGAGTGACCGTGGTGGCCGAGGGCGTGCCGCCGGGCTGGGGCGAGCCGATCTACGGCAAGCTGGACGGCGACCTCGCCAGCGCGCTGATGTCGATCAATGCGGTGAAGGGCGTGGAGATCGGCGACGGCTTCGCCGCGGTCGCGCAGCATGGCAGCGAGCATCGCGACGAAATGCGTTTGGACGGCTTTACGTCCAATCATGCCGGTGGCATCCTTGGCGGCATCAGCACGGGGCAGGCGGTGGTCGCCTCGATCGCGCTGAAGCCCACCTCCAGCATCCTGATCCCCGGCCACAGCGTGAACCTGGCCGGCGAGCCGGTCGAGGTGGTCACCAAGGGTCGACACGACCCCTGTGTCGGCATCCGTGCCACGCCGATCGCCGAGTCGATGATGGCGCTGGTGCTGTTGGACCATGCTTTGCGCCACCGTGCGCAATGCGGCGACGTGGGCGTGGTGCAGCCGCGCATCGTCTGA
- a CDS encoding 2-hydroxyacid dehydrogenase: MPMRPRVWVSRPTFDDVIARLQPHFEVRAESVETKFGPAELAAKLADCDAAIVGLKERVGAAELAGAKRLRIVANLAVGHDNLDLAALGAAGIAASNTADVLNESVADYAWALLLGASRRMGAAERWLRAGHWHTTEFKGWLGTDVRGRTLGILGMGRIGQAIARRAQGFGMPVLYHNRSRLPEAVERECHARLVDKTTLLCESDCLMLVLPLTPETRHAIGAAELAQMKPAAVLVNVARGGIVDDAALAAALREGRLAAAGLDVFEGEPRVHPDLLALDNVLLSPHIASATTDTRRAMTTVAVDNVLAFFGHGPHAGHPPNLLNPEALALAGVTFPTHPKLT, from the coding sequence ATGCCGATGCGGCCGCGTGTATGGGTCTCGCGCCCCACCTTCGATGACGTGATCGCGCGGCTGCAGCCGCATTTCGAGGTGAGGGCCGAGTCGGTGGAGACGAAGTTCGGCCCGGCCGAGCTGGCTGCGAAGCTGGCCGATTGCGACGCCGCCATCGTGGGCCTGAAGGAGCGCGTGGGCGCGGCCGAGCTGGCGGGCGCGAAGCGCTTGCGCATCGTGGCCAACCTCGCCGTGGGCCATGACAATCTCGACCTCGCCGCGCTCGGTGCCGCCGGGATCGCGGCCAGCAACACCGCCGACGTGCTCAACGAGAGCGTGGCCGACTACGCCTGGGCGCTGCTGCTGGGCGCGTCGCGGCGCATGGGTGCCGCCGAGCGCTGGCTGCGCGCGGGGCATTGGCACACCACCGAATTCAAGGGCTGGCTGGGCACCGACGTGCGCGGTCGCACGCTGGGCATCCTGGGCATGGGTCGCATCGGCCAGGCGATCGCGCGGCGCGCGCAGGGTTTCGGCATGCCGGTGCTCTATCACAACCGCTCGCGCCTGCCCGAGGCCGTCGAGCGCGAATGCCACGCCCGCCTCGTGGACAAGACCACCCTGCTGTGCGAGTCCGACTGCCTCATGCTGGTGCTGCCGTTGACGCCGGAAACCCGCCACGCCATCGGCGCCGCCGAGCTGGCGCAGATGAAGCCCGCTGCGGTGCTGGTGAACGTGGCGCGCGGTGGCATCGTGGACGACGCGGCGCTGGCCGCCGCGTTGCGCGAAGGCCGGCTCGCCGCCGCCGGCCTGGACGTGTTCGAAGGCGAGCCGCGGGTGCATCCGGACCTGCTCGCGCTCGACAACGTGCTGCTCAGCCCGCATATCGCCAGTGCCACGACCGATACCCGTCGCGCGATGACCACCGTGGCTGTGGACAATGTGCTGGCGTTTTTCGGCCACGGCCCGCACGCGGGACATCCGCCGAACCTGCTGAACCCCGAAGCGCTGGCCTTGGCCGGCGTGACCTTCCCCACCCACCCTAAACTTACCTAG
- a CDS encoding aspartate-semialdehyde dehydrogenase — MSKKSSYKVAMVGATGAVGETLLAILAERDFPVSELVPLASERTAGSQISFGGKQVTVKLLDTYDFAGVDIAFFSAGGSVSKVHAPRAAAAGAVVIDNTSEFRYQDDIPLVVSEVNPHAIAQYTTRGIIANPNCSTMGMLVALAPIHRAVGIERINVATYQSVSGAGRSGMEELGKQTAALLNFQDVESKKFPKQIAFNVIPHIDDFQPNGYTKEEMKMVWETRKILEDESIAVNPTAVRVPVFYGHSEAVHIETRDKITAEQARELLEQAEGVVVMDERKAGGYPTPVGDVAGKDPVFVGRIREDISHERGLDLWIVSDNIRKGAALNAVQIAELLIEDYL, encoded by the coding sequence ATGAGCAAGAAGAGCAGTTACAAGGTTGCGATGGTCGGCGCCACCGGCGCCGTGGGCGAGACCCTGCTCGCCATCCTCGCCGAGCGCGATTTCCCGGTCAGCGAACTGGTGCCGCTGGCCAGCGAACGCACTGCCGGCAGCCAGATCTCGTTCGGCGGCAAACAGGTGACGGTGAAGCTGCTGGATACCTACGATTTTGCCGGGGTGGACATCGCGTTCTTCTCGGCCGGCGGTTCGGTGAGCAAGGTGCATGCGCCGCGTGCGGCGGCGGCCGGCGCGGTGGTGATCGACAACACTTCCGAGTTTCGCTACCAGGACGACATCCCGCTGGTGGTCAGCGAGGTGAATCCGCATGCCATCGCCCAGTACACCACCCGCGGCATCATCGCCAACCCGAACTGCTCGACCATGGGCATGCTGGTGGCGCTGGCGCCGATCCATCGTGCGGTCGGTATCGAACGCATCAACGTGGCCACCTACCAGTCGGTCTCCGGCGCGGGCCGCTCGGGCATGGAGGAACTGGGCAAGCAGACCGCGGCCCTGCTCAACTTCCAGGACGTGGAGTCGAAGAAGTTTCCCAAGCAGATCGCGTTCAACGTGATCCCGCACATCGACGACTTCCAGCCCAACGGCTACACCAAGGAAGAGATGAAGATGGTGTGGGAGACGCGCAAGATCCTGGAGGACGAATCCATCGCCGTGAACCCCACCGCGGTGCGCGTGCCGGTGTTCTACGGCCATTCCGAGGCGGTGCACATCGAGACCCGCGACAAGATCACCGCCGAGCAGGCCCGCGAATTGCTGGAGCAGGCCGAGGGCGTGGTGGTGATGGACGAGCGCAAGGCCGGCGGCTATCCCACCCCGGTCGGCGACGTGGCCGGCAAGGACCCGGTGTTCGTGGGCCGCATCCGCGAGGACATCTCGCACGAGCGGGGGCTGGATCTGTGGATCGTCTCGGACAACATCCGCAAGGGTGCGGCGCTGAACGCGGTGCAGATCGCCGAACTGCTGATCGAGGACTACCTGTGA
- a CDS encoding FimV/HubP family polar landmark protein, whose product MNRSLKLPLLVALALGSGHALALDLGQIQVKSALGQPLLAEIPVQKATPAELQQLNVQLASGEEFARAGVAGGRPTIPLHFDVVDGGNGRKVIRITSDTAVNDPFLDLLIEIHGGSGKSVREYTILLDPPGSSSAPTQVASRPSARAARPAAAAPVARAATHAGSGEQVANGRFGPVERGQTLSAVAHQTAPAGVDLNQMLLALKQANPDAFYRDNINALKAGAVLRIPDKAAAEAVAVAAAAAEVRRQNGDWRSGTVSSSPVSVADAGTRATTSSSPTAAAASAGDHLALVPAKQGGKAAPTASGSDKGDALRQDLLRNQEAMASLQQQGEDLKSRLKDLGDINSKNERLLALKDNEIAELQQKLAAARKAAGQPTEPAHAATAGAATAAASAGANASKPTEQPASAASAPAAGSEAATAASTAKAETPAAASSAPEASKPAATPASTTPIKPTAIKPAAPVASEEPWYTQLWAQALGAAVIVLLLLGALLGRRRKAKPGAASPKLAPSLADRFGDASPADGGDDVDQNMLLDQLAEHPDDIGLHLELVSLYYGRRDIERFEAAAEAMHAHVTDPQQEEWQDVVHMGEDLVPGHPLFAGHGGMSADEVEAHHGFDIDRYAAEPVAAPVPAPAPAPAGPPPLPANPVKVSEYNFNFDLTPAHESAPKRTDGAEPAVTHHAADEDATVLRETASNWHFDEPEVQAAGHDIEPREFSDDPADTKLDLARAYLDMGDPDGARAMLEEVLHEGSQTQRDVAKRMLDDLH is encoded by the coding sequence ATGAATCGTTCGTTGAAACTGCCGTTGCTGGTGGCATTGGCCCTTGGCAGCGGCCATGCCCTGGCGCTGGACCTGGGCCAGATCCAGGTCAAGTCGGCGCTGGGCCAGCCACTGCTGGCGGAGATTCCGGTGCAGAAGGCCACGCCGGCCGAGTTGCAGCAGCTCAACGTGCAGCTGGCCTCGGGCGAGGAATTCGCACGCGCGGGGGTTGCCGGGGGACGGCCCACGATTCCGTTGCATTTTGACGTGGTCGATGGCGGCAACGGCCGCAAGGTGATCCGCATCACCAGCGATACGGCGGTCAACGATCCCTTCCTCGACCTGCTGATCGAGATCCACGGTGGCAGCGGCAAGAGCGTACGCGAATACACCATCCTGCTCGATCCGCCGGGCAGCAGCTCCGCGCCGACGCAGGTCGCATCGCGTCCGTCCGCACGTGCGGCCCGCCCGGCGGCTGCCGCGCCGGTTGCGCGCGCGGCCACGCACGCGGGTTCGGGCGAACAGGTGGCCAACGGCCGCTTCGGGCCGGTCGAGCGTGGCCAGACCCTGTCGGCGGTGGCCCACCAGACGGCGCCGGCCGGCGTCGACCTCAACCAGATGTTGCTGGCGCTGAAGCAGGCCAATCCCGACGCGTTCTATCGCGACAACATCAATGCGCTGAAGGCCGGCGCGGTGCTGCGCATTCCCGACAAGGCCGCCGCCGAAGCGGTGGCGGTGGCCGCCGCCGCCGCGGAAGTGCGTCGCCAGAACGGCGACTGGCGCAGCGGCACGGTGAGCAGCTCGCCGGTGAGCGTGGCCGACGCCGGTACGCGCGCCACCACGTCCAGCTCGCCCACGGCGGCCGCGGCCAGCGCCGGCGACCACCTGGCCCTGGTGCCGGCGAAGCAGGGCGGCAAGGCTGCCCCGACGGCGTCCGGATCGGACAAGGGCGATGCCCTGCGCCAGGATCTGCTGCGCAACCAGGAAGCCATGGCCAGCCTGCAGCAGCAGGGCGAGGATCTGAAGTCGCGACTGAAGGACCTCGGCGACATCAACAGCAAGAACGAACGTCTGCTGGCGCTCAAGGACAACGAGATCGCCGAGCTGCAGCAGAAGCTGGCCGCGGCACGCAAGGCCGCCGGCCAGCCGACGGAGCCGGCGCATGCGGCCACGGCGGGCGCAGCGACGGCCGCCGCCTCGGCCGGCGCGAACGCTTCGAAGCCGACGGAACAGCCGGCCAGCGCCGCCTCGGCCCCTGCTGCCGGCAGCGAGGCTGCGACAGCGGCCTCGACCGCCAAGGCGGAAACTCCGGCGGCCGCGTCGAGCGCTCCTGAGGCGAGCAAGCCGGCCGCCACGCCGGCCAGCACCACGCCGATCAAGCCGACGGCGATCAAGCCGGCGGCACCGGTCGCCAGCGAGGAACCCTGGTATACCCAGCTGTGGGCGCAGGCGCTGGGCGCCGCCGTCATCGTGCTGCTGTTGCTGGGCGCGCTGCTGGGTCGCCGCCGCAAGGCGAAGCCCGGGGCCGCGTCGCCGAAGCTGGCGCCGTCGCTGGCCGATCGCTTCGGCGATGCGTCGCCCGCCGACGGTGGCGACGATGTCGACCAGAACATGCTGCTCGATCAGCTGGCCGAGCATCCCGACGACATCGGCCTGCACCTGGAACTGGTGAGCCTGTATTACGGCCGCCGCGACATCGAGCGCTTCGAGGCGGCCGCCGAGGCCATGCATGCCCACGTCACCGACCCGCAGCAGGAAGAGTGGCAGGACGTGGTGCACATGGGCGAGGACCTGGTGCCCGGCCATCCGCTGTTCGCTGGCCACGGCGGCATGTCGGCGGACGAGGTCGAGGCGCACCACGGCTTCGACATCGACCGGTACGCCGCCGAGCCCGTCGCCGCACCGGTGCCGGCTCCGGCGCCCGCGCCGGCCGGCCCGCCGCCGCTGCCCGCCAATCCGGTGAAGGTGAGCGAGTACAACTTCAACTTCGACCTGACGCCGGCACACGAATCGGCGCCGAAGCGGACCGACGGTGCCGAGCCGGCCGTGACGCATCACGCCGCCGACGAGGACGCGACGGTGTTGCGCGAGACGGCGTCGAACTGGCACTTCGACGAGCCGGAAGTGCAGGCGGCCGGACATGACATCGAGCCGCGCGAGTTCAGCGACGACCCGGCGGACACCAAGCTCGACCTGGCGCGCGCCTACCTCGACATGGGCGATCCGGACGGCGCCCGCGCCATGCTCGAAGAGGTGCTGCACGAGGGCAGCCAGACGCAGCGCGACGTGGCCAAGCGCATGCTCGACGATCTGCACTGA
- the truA gene encoding tRNA pseudouridine(38-40) synthase TruA, which yields MRIALGIEYDGTDFLGWQRLSHGNTVQGALEAALSKVAAQPVEVTCAGRTDAGVHGRCQVVHFDAPVERAMRGWLLGATSNLPTGVAVLWAQPVADEFHARFSARSRCYRYTILNRPIRAALDARYVTWERQPLDAARMHAAAQALLGEHDFSAFRAVSCQAAHPRRCVLAVSVRREGEQVIVEIEANAFLHHMVRNIVGSLLPVGRGERPVAWVGELLAGRNREVAGPTAPSSGLTFLGPRYEAHWGLPAEVSQP from the coding sequence ATGCGCATCGCCCTGGGCATCGAATACGATGGCACCGACTTCCTCGGCTGGCAGCGCCTGAGCCATGGGAACACGGTGCAGGGCGCGCTGGAAGCAGCCCTGTCGAAGGTCGCCGCGCAGCCGGTCGAGGTGACTTGCGCAGGCCGCACCGACGCCGGCGTGCATGGCCGTTGCCAGGTGGTGCATTTCGATGCGCCGGTGGAACGCGCGATGCGCGGCTGGCTGCTGGGTGCCACCTCCAACCTGCCGACCGGCGTGGCGGTGCTGTGGGCGCAGCCGGTGGCCGATGAATTCCACGCGCGCTTTTCCGCGCGCAGCCGGTGCTATCGCTACACCATCCTCAACCGGCCGATACGCGCGGCGCTGGATGCACGCTATGTCACCTGGGAGCGCCAGCCGCTGGATGCCGCGCGCATGCATGCCGCCGCGCAGGCACTGCTGGGCGAGCATGATTTCTCCGCGTTCCGCGCGGTGTCCTGCCAGGCCGCGCATCCGCGTCGCTGCGTGCTGGCGGTGAGTGTGCGGCGTGAAGGCGAGCAGGTGATCGTGGAGATCGAGGCGAACGCCTTCCTGCACCACATGGTGCGCAACATCGTGGGCTCGCTGCTGCCGGTGGGGCGCGGTGAGCGGCCCGTCGCGTGGGTCGGCGAGCTGCTGGCCGGCCGCAATCGCGAAGTGGCCGGGCCCACCGCACCGTCGTCCGGGCTCACCTTTCTCGGGCCGCGCTACGAGGCGCATTGGGGCCTGCCGGCCGAGGTGAGCCAGCCATGA